The following proteins are co-located in the Desulfatitalea tepidiphila genome:
- a CDS encoding CHAT domain-containing tetratricopeptide repeat protein yields the protein MGLLNRLFNRPLQTSPRAGPAQMGAGFTRKTVTDMIAGGGKAVNVMGHRLPVGLILRSLCWALAGMLCGTPTWADEGALFSFPQFSSRFESAFAQKDESALARLVRTHPEKVRSLVDTFLSNHSRAVVDSRTQDAEKAVAHAAAAAGLAESLLDDPFPKSQVGRHRSWRRGDHERKIEADTRFKAAMAAFDEGRYGDVILPGRAALEMFVRIGDVAGQGLALHFLGQASRRLADYAVALTLHRRALALGRQAPDRLLEGQALIDLGDVHERRKEFEQAREAYLEAAQLLQSPSFWTEAARARRQLGDVYVATGDYERAYGAYRLALECAEKAGDAAGIAEFNDYLGYCHRMLGDYPAAIGYHRAALASAAGIASPDARLRACARACNHLGLCTAKLAAADAVAGAPERAADKYGEAISHEEKALGMAVDAQDRWRQGYVLRALSSMHRERGVLLEGRAAVVELESALRRADEAFALGSAMQEMEWQGLALHDRGLTLALLGREQEGLAAFQEALDLWDQIGDLQSAGYAHRFVARRFHETAGRHAEAEADYDHALRAFERIGDVESQAFTTMDKARVASRQGRPEQAADLYEAAVARLEAVRAKAGFPEFRKAFMGKVYDRYEEAACFALSRGMNERALGYVERMKARTFLDQLAEGRVELHKGIDPALRDQRDKLEGELAAVTDEIAAQYRKSSPDEKALAAAKAHMARLEAALDRLKKQIRMQNPLYAAVEYPVPVTVGELQSGVLAADEILIEYFVAAREVYCFVITPQGFQVARLPVDAPQLRDKVAALVDNLNNGLARGEGYNRPSAGELYDILLKPFEKEMAGRTLVIVPDGILALFPFEAMVVRKEGRRSYLFEQHAVKYVQSATILALLRSGRSRQASGDGFVGFGDPVYDYASFAQGQPEGCADLAGRGVPAGLLNTRYAALGGRLSRLEGSGEEVRAIERLFREKHGGKALLRADAREEVAKGKEMDQYGYIHFSMHGIVTPELQAVAFSQIPGAGEDGLLTMGEMMNLRFNARLVVLSACRTGLGKVERGEGITGLTRAVIYAGSPAAVVSLWSVDDTATRELMTRFYDGMIVKGVGKSEALRAAKGEMLKTRYRHPYFWAAFVMYGE from the coding sequence GTGGGCCTGCTGAACCGGCTTTTCAATCGACCCTTGCAGACGTCCCCCCGCGCTGGGCCTGCACAGATGGGTGCCGGCTTCACCCGCAAAACGGTCACCGACATGATTGCAGGCGGTGGCAAAGCGGTGAATGTGATGGGCCATCGTCTTCCTGTAGGGTTGATTCTCCGTTCGCTCTGCTGGGCGCTGGCCGGGATGCTTTGCGGCACTCCAACCTGGGCCGATGAAGGGGCGCTTTTCTCTTTTCCGCAGTTCAGCTCTCGATTCGAGAGTGCTTTTGCCCAAAAGGATGAGTCGGCCCTGGCGCGGTTGGTCCGGACCCATCCGGAAAAGGTCCGGTCCCTGGTCGACACGTTCTTGTCCAACCACTCCCGGGCGGTCGTGGATTCCCGTACACAGGACGCTGAAAAGGCCGTGGCGCACGCGGCGGCTGCCGCCGGCCTTGCGGAATCGCTGCTCGACGACCCCTTCCCCAAGTCGCAGGTCGGGCGACACAGATCCTGGCGCCGGGGCGATCATGAACGCAAAATCGAGGCCGACACCCGGTTCAAGGCGGCCATGGCGGCTTTCGACGAGGGGCGGTACGGCGATGTGATTTTACCTGGTCGTGCGGCGCTGGAGATGTTTGTCCGGATAGGGGATGTCGCGGGCCAGGGCCTTGCATTGCACTTCCTTGGACAGGCCAGCCGCCGGTTGGCCGATTACGCGGTAGCGCTGACGCTGCACCGCCGCGCCCTTGCGCTGGGCCGGCAAGCACCGGACCGTCTGCTCGAGGGACAGGCCCTCATCGATCTGGGCGATGTGCACGAGCGCCGAAAAGAGTTCGAACAGGCCCGCGAAGCCTATCTTGAAGCCGCGCAGCTGTTGCAGTCACCGTCTTTCTGGACCGAGGCCGCCCGGGCCCGGCGTCAGCTCGGCGATGTTTACGTGGCCACGGGCGATTACGAGCGGGCCTACGGCGCATACCGCCTCGCCCTCGAGTGTGCCGAAAAGGCCGGGGACGCGGCCGGCATAGCCGAATTCAACGATTACCTGGGCTACTGCCACCGGATGCTGGGCGACTACCCGGCGGCCATCGGCTACCACCGCGCGGCCCTGGCGAGCGCAGCAGGGATTGCCTCGCCCGACGCCCGATTGCGGGCCTGTGCGCGTGCCTGCAACCACCTGGGACTCTGCACGGCCAAACTGGCTGCGGCGGATGCGGTCGCGGGAGCACCGGAACGGGCTGCCGATAAGTATGGTGAAGCGATTTCCCACGAAGAGAAGGCATTGGGCATGGCCGTGGATGCGCAGGATCGTTGGCGCCAGGGCTATGTGCTGCGGGCCCTTTCCAGCATGCATCGAGAACGAGGCGTTCTGTTGGAAGGCCGGGCGGCCGTCGTAGAGTTGGAGAGCGCCCTGCGACGGGCCGACGAGGCCTTCGCGCTGGGGAGCGCCATGCAGGAAATGGAGTGGCAGGGGCTCGCCCTGCACGACCGCGGACTGACCCTGGCCCTGCTGGGGCGCGAGCAGGAGGGGCTCGCGGCCTTCCAGGAGGCACTCGATCTCTGGGACCAGATCGGGGATTTGCAGTCGGCGGGCTACGCGCACCGTTTCGTGGCGCGACGGTTTCACGAGACTGCCGGGCGGCATGCCGAGGCCGAGGCGGACTACGATCATGCCCTGCGCGCATTTGAAAGGATCGGCGATGTAGAATCCCAAGCCTTCACCACCATGGACAAGGCGCGCGTGGCATCGCGGCAAGGGCGGCCGGAGCAGGCCGCCGATCTCTACGAGGCGGCCGTCGCCCGGTTAGAAGCCGTGCGGGCCAAAGCGGGCTTTCCGGAGTTTCGCAAGGCCTTCATGGGCAAGGTGTATGACCGGTATGAGGAGGCCGCGTGCTTCGCCCTTTCCCGGGGGATGAACGAGCGCGCGCTGGGTTACGTGGAGCGTATGAAGGCGCGCACCTTTCTGGACCAGCTGGCCGAGGGGCGCGTTGAGCTGCACAAGGGGATCGATCCGGCGCTCAGGGACCAGCGGGACAAACTGGAAGGCGAGCTGGCGGCCGTAACCGACGAGATCGCGGCCCAATATCGCAAGTCCTCTCCGGACGAGAAGGCGCTGGCCGCCGCCAAGGCACATATGGCCCGGCTCGAGGCGGCATTGGACCGGCTGAAAAAGCAGATCCGCATGCAAAATCCCCTCTACGCTGCGGTTGAGTACCCGGTGCCCGTAACGGTGGGCGAGTTGCAGTCCGGGGTGCTGGCCGCTGACGAAATTCTCATCGAGTATTTCGTCGCCGCCCGGGAGGTCTACTGTTTCGTCATCACCCCCCAGGGATTTCAGGTGGCCCGGTTGCCCGTGGATGCGCCCCAGCTTCGCGACAAAGTGGCGGCGCTGGTCGACAACCTCAACAACGGATTGGCCAGGGGGGAAGGTTATAACCGACCGTCGGCTGGCGAGCTTTACGATATTTTGTTGAAACCATTTGAGAAAGAGATGGCGGGCCGAACCCTGGTGATCGTGCCGGACGGCATATTGGCGCTCTTTCCGTTCGAGGCGATGGTGGTGCGAAAGGAGGGGCGGCGATCCTACCTGTTCGAGCAGCACGCCGTTAAATACGTGCAGTCGGCCACCATCCTGGCCCTTCTGCGGTCCGGGCGCAGCCGCCAGGCATCGGGCGATGGGTTTGTGGGTTTCGGTGATCCGGTATATGATTATGCCAGTTTTGCCCAGGGCCAACCCGAGGGCTGCGCCGACTTGGCCGGGCGCGGCGTCCCGGCCGGCCTTTTAAACACCCGTTATGCGGCGCTGGGGGGCCGGCTGAGCCGTCTCGAAGGCAGCGGAGAGGAGGTTCGGGCCATCGAGCGCCTGTTCCGCGAAAAACACGGCGGGAAAGCCTTGTTGCGCGCAGATGCGCGCGAGGAGGTGGCCAAAGGAAAAGAGATGGACCAGTATGGCTATATCCATTTCTCCATGCACGGTATCGTGACACCGGAATTGCAGGCCGTCGCCTTCAGTCAGATCCCGGGGGCCGGCGAAGACGGCCTCCTCACCATGGGGGAAATGATGAATTTGCGCTTCAACGCAAGACTCGTGGTGCTGTCTGCTTGCCGCACAGGCCTCGGCAAGGTGGAGCGCGGAGAAGGCATTACCGGCCTCACACGGGCTGTTATCTACGCGGGCAGCCCGGCCGCGGTGGTCAGCCTGTGGAGCGTCGACGATACCGCCACCCGGGAGCTGATGACGCGGTTTTACGATGGTATGATCGTCAAGGGTGTGGGCAAGAGCGAAGCGCTCCGCGCCGCCAAGGGCGAGATGCTCAAGACGCGATACCGCCACCCCTATTTCTGGGCGGCGTTTGTCATGTACGGGGAATAG